The genome window TGACCCGATCTTCCTTCTGCTGTTGATCATCGTCCTTGGCGAGCTCCTTGGCAAGGTGCGCATTGCCGGCTTTGTCATCGGTCCGGCGGCGACGATCTTCGTTGCCCTTGCTTTCGGCCACTTTGGTATTCTCCTTCCCGAGGGGATCCGCAATATCGGCCTTGCCATGTTCATTTACGCAGTCGCCCTGCAGTCGGCCCCGGGGTTCATCAACTCCTTTCGTCATCACGGTCTGGCGATGGCCCTCTGCGTTCTCGCCGTTGCCGCCACCGGCGCCCTCACTGCTTACGGCGCATCGCTCCTCTTCGATTTTGATCCCGGCACCGTCGCCGGCTTGATGGCCGGGAGCATGACCAGCACTCCGGCCCTGGCTGCCGCCGTCGATCTCCTCGGCCCCGGCGCTGCCACTGCCGCTTACGGGGTCACCTACGGCTTCGGTGTACTTGGCGTTGCCCTCTTTGTCCAACTCCTCCCCCGTCTGAGCAAGCGAGCGATCAAAGAGGAGGAAGCCAGCCTCAAGGCCGAACTTGATCGGGACAATCCGCCGATCAGCTCCATCCACCTTGAAATCACCAACCCCGGGATTGCCGGCCGCCGCGTCGACTCCCTCAAGCTGCAGGCGATTGCGCCGGTGACGATTACCCGCCTTCTGACCCAGGGGGCGAGCGAACCGGTGCTGGTGCGGGGAGGGACGATCTTTAGCCTTGGCGACCGCATCCGGGTGGCTGGTCGGCCCGATGATCTGGCGCGCATCTCCCCCTTTCTCGGTCACCCGATCGAAAAGGAGATCGCCTTTGATCGTGTCCTGTCGAAGAAGAGCATCGTCGTTTCACGCCGTAAAATCGTCGGTAAGACTCTGGGCTTCTTTAATGTCCGGGAAGTCTTCAATGTGCAGATCACCCGGGTCACCCGTAACGGTATCGATCTTCCGCCGGCGATCGATCTGCGCCTCCATCTTGGCGATGTTCTCCATGCAGTCGGCGACGAGCGGTCGCTGGAGAATGTCACCCGTATCATCGGCAACGATGTCAAGGCGACCTACGAGATCGGTATGCTGCCGATCCTGATGGGTCTTCTGGTCGGCTTTGCTCTCAGTCGCATTACCCTGCCGCTCCCCTTTTTCGGCGACTTTACCCTCGGGACCACCGGCGGAGTCCTTATCGCCGGTCTTTTTCTTGGCAGCCTATACAGCACCGGGCCGCTGATCTGGGATGTGCCGGCCGCTGGTAACCGCCTGATCCGCGACCTTGGTCTTGCCCTCTTCATGGCCGCGGTTGGCACCGCTGCCGGCGGCACTCTCATTGCCACACTGCAACAGCAGGGA of Deltaproteobacteria bacterium HGW-Deltaproteobacteria-4 contains these proteins:
- a CDS encoding transporter, whose translation is MSLIYDPIFLLLLIIVLGELLGKVRIAGFVIGPAATIFVALAFGHFGILLPEGIRNIGLAMFIYAVALQSAPGFINSFRHHGLAMALCVLAVAATGALTAYGASLLFDFDPGTVAGLMAGSMTSTPALAAAVDLLGPGAATAAYGVTYGFGVLGVALFVQLLPRLSKRAIKEEEASLKAELDRDNPPISSIHLEITNPGIAGRRVDSLKLQAIAPVTITRLLTQGASEPVLVRGGTIFSLGDRIRVAGRPDDLARISPFLGHPIEKEIAFDRVLSKKSIVVSRRKIVGKTLGFFNVREVFNVQITRVTRNGIDLPPAIDLRLHLGDVLHAVGDERSLENVTRIIGNDVKATYEIGMLPILMGLLVGFALSRITLPLPFFGDFTLGTTGGVLIAGLFLGSLYSTGPLIWDVPAAGNRLIRDLGLALFMAAVGTAAGGTLIATLQQQGFSLFVAGVAVTLLPLTVGAALGLLYFRINFLRLLGVLVGAMTSASGLAAANNLSATPYAASAYATVYPLAMIAKIVAVKILVMIL